A stretch of Oculatellaceae cyanobacterium DNA encodes these proteins:
- a CDS encoding leucine-rich repeat domain-containing protein, which yields MLNCHRQTGVTSLEGIQALRNLTSLDLHYNKISDVKPLRGLTKLTTLTLNSNQISDVEPLIGLTELTDLSLSSHHQPCCLSPKHQP from the coding sequence GTGCTCAATTGCCACCGTCAGACAGGAGTAACCTCATTAGAGGGAATTCAAGCACTTCGTAATCTGACTTCTCTAGACTTGCATTACAACAAAATTAGTGATGTGAAACCGCTAAGAGGTTTAACTAAATTAACTACGCTGACCTTGAATAGCAACCAAATAAGTGATGTGGAACCACTAATTGGTTTGACTGAATTAACTGATCTGAGCTTAAGTAGCCATCATCAGCCGTGCTGCCTTTCGCCAAAGCATCAACCTTAA
- a CDS encoding nuclear transport factor 2 family protein — protein sequence METKPPLPPFTLDTAKIKVQAAEDVCNTCDPARVALAYTENSEWRNRSDFFSGRAAIKEFLKRKWEKELEYRLKKELWCFMDNRIAVRFEYEWHNDSGSWYRSYGNENWEFAENGLIMRRFASINDVPIQESERKFRWERITE from the coding sequence ATGGAAACTAAACCCCCCCTGCCTCCTTTTACCCTGGACACAGCCAAAATCAAAGTACAAGCGGCTGAAGATGTCTGTAATACCTGTGATCCGGCGCGGGTTGCTCTGGCGTACACTGAAAATTCCGAGTGGCGGAATCGGTCTGATTTTTTCAGTGGACGAGCCGCTATTAAAGAGTTTCTGAAACGTAAATGGGAAAAAGAACTAGAATACCGCTTAAAAAAAGAACTCTGGTGCTTTATGGACAATCGTATTGCGGTGCGATTTGAATATGAGTGGCATAATGATTCTGGTTCTTGGTATCGTTCCTATGGCAATGAAAATTGGGAATTTGCCGAGAATGGTTTAATAATGCGTCGTTTTGCCAGCATCAATGATGTACCTATTCAAGAGAGTGAGCGCAAATTTCGTTGGGAACGAATTACCGAATAA